A genomic window from Pocillopora verrucosa isolate sample1 chromosome 7, ASM3666991v2, whole genome shotgun sequence includes:
- the LOC131771922 gene encoding carbonic anhydrase 2 isoform X1 translates to MYLLWLISMIGAVACQDYAYLSDQKAPSPANWSQIFPKCAGQLQSPVNIETKKVKKKSYPDLKISFDNPCGRVTGELLNGGHSPVFNIDSSKGGAKLSGGPLDCDEYALQQFHFHFGCENNRGSEHLIDNQTFPAQLHLVFYNKKYNSFKDAVDKPDGLAVLGVLLTATCPGNKVLGNLANKLKKVIDEGASTNVTAADGIKLNYLMPYNNKQVDEDEDDDEDETDDDDAANSEEDDDEDSKKKIRYYTYKGSLTTPPCYESVTWIVFKDKVKISNTQLNKFRKLKAKHGGAPGLMCDNIRPVQPLYKRKVYSVVSSRD, encoded by the exons ATGTATCTTCTGTGGCTAATTTCTATGATTGGTGCGGTCGCGTGTCAAG ATTATGCCTACCTGTCTGATCAAAAAG CTCCAAGCCCAGCAAACTGGTCCCAAATCTTTCCAAAATGCGCAGGGCAACTTCAGTCTCCTGTCAACATTGAGACaaagaaagtgaagaagaaaagcTATCCTGATCTTAAAATCAGTTTTGACAACCCATGTGGCCGAGTGACTGGAGAGCTACTTAATGGTGGCCATTCTCCTGTTTTTAACATCGACAGCTCAAAGGGGGGCGCTAAACTTAGTGGCGGTCCCTTGGATTGTGACGAGTACGCTCTTCAAcaattccattttcattttgGATGCGAAAACAATCGCGGATCAGAGCACTTGATTGACAACCAGACTTTTCCAGCTCAG cttcATTTGGTTTTCTATAACAAAAAGTACAACTCCTTCAAGGATGCAGTGGATAAGCCGGACGGTTTAGCAGTTTTGGGAGTCCTTCTCACG GCAACATGCCCAGGGAACAAGGTTCTAGGAAATTTAGCTAATAAACTGAAGAAAGTGATTGACGAAG GTGCCAGCACCAATGTGACCGCTGCGGACGGCATTAAACTGAATTACCTTATGCCCTACAATAACAAACAAGTCGacgaagatgaagatgatgatgaagacgaAACCGATGATGATGACGCCGCTAACAGCGAAGAAGATGACGATGAagacagcaaaaagaaaatacgTTATTACACTTACAAAGGCTCCCTTACCACCCCTCCCTGCTATGAATCTGTCACCTGGATCGTTTTCAAGGACAAAGTCAAGATTTCAAACACTCAG CTCAACAAGTTCAGGAAATTAAAGGCTAAGCACGGTGGTGCTCCTGGTTTGATGTGTGACAACATTAGACCGGTACAACCGCTGTACAAACGCAAGGTGTATTCCGTTGTCTCAAGCAGGGACTAA
- the LOC131771946 gene encoding carbonic anhydrase 2: protein MLLFLLLLSAVGVAVSEQCEADLQDGEDFSYGDTTSQAPGPSDWYIKWERCGGNRQSPINIDTTRVRERKYRTLKIEFDNSGGLVAGDLENNGNYPTFSVDKSKGTARLKGSRLTDTYVLKGFHVHFGCENDRGSEHTRNGRRYSGEVHFLFEDPSGRYAVVAFWLRHSTTKENVILGRFANQLEKIKEVDQSTEIKKAIGITLMDLIPHKSRQRKTLILADYYYYKGSLTTPPCCENVSWFILKPRVPITDYELSQFRTLEGRYPKDPPAMCDNYRPLQPRNGRRVYSVTNLK from the exons ATGTTgctttttctgttgttgttatCGGCCGTTGGAGTAGCAGTGAGCGAACAGTGTGAAGCGGATC TACAAGATGGTGAAGATTTCAGCTACGGAGATACTACCTCACAAG CTCCTGGTCCATCAGATTGGTATATAAAATGGGAACGATGTGGTGGTAATCGGCAATCTCCGATCAACATCGACACGACTCGGGTGAGAGAGAGAAAGTACCGAACTCTGAAAATAGAATTCGACAACTCCGGAGGCCTGGTCGCTGGGGACCTGGAAAACAATGGAAACTATCCCACTTTTTCTGTTGATAAGAGCAAAGGAACAGCGAGACTTAAAGGAAGTCGGCTTACAGACACGTACGTACTGAAAGGGTTCCACGTGCACTTCGGATGCGAAAACGATCGGGGATCGGAACACACTCGTAATGGCCGACGTTATTCTGGCGAG gttcattttctctttgaagaTCCAAGTGGACGATATGCAGTCGTAGCCTTTTGGCTCAGG CATTCTACTACGAAAGAAAACGTGATTCTAGGAAGGTTTGCAAATCAGCTGGAAAAGATTAAAGAAGTCG ATCAGTCTACGGAAATAAAGAAGGCGATTGGAATTACTCTGATGGATCTTATACCACACAAAAGTCGGCAACGAAAAACCTTGATATTGGCAGACTATTACTACTATAAAGGCTCCCTAACCACCCCTCCCTGCTGCGAAAATGTGTCATGGTTCATTTTGAAACCAAGAGTTCCTATTACGGACTATGAG CTGTCGCAGTTCAGGACATTGGAGGGCCGTTATCCCAAGGACCCCCCGGCCATGTGTGACAACTACAGACCACTTCAGCCGCGGAATGGCCGCCGAGTTTATTCCGTCACTAACTTGaagtaa